The Anaeromusa acidaminophila DSM 3853 genome includes a region encoding these proteins:
- a CDS encoding phosphoglycerate kinase has protein sequence MEKKSLKDIVVMGKKVFVRVDYNVPMKDGVITNDNRIRATLPTLEYLLAQNAALVLASHLGRPKGAPVPEFTLAPVAKRLSELLGKEVLFAPDCVGEEAAAMAQALKPGQILLLENLRYHKEEEKNDPEFSRQLASLAEVAVNDAFGVSHRAHASVEGITKYIPTVAGFLLEKEILFLGQAVNDPVRPFVAIIGGAKVSDKIGVIENLLTKVDRLIIGGGMANTFLAAKGFATGKSLVEEDKLELARELMAKAKTAGKELLLPVDVTIADRFAADAANKVVAADAIEGDWMALDIGPVTSQAYAEALRDAKTVVWNGPMGVFEMDVFAKGTEAVAKAVAASGAKSIVGGGDSIAALEKLGLAREITHISTGGGASLEFLEGKVLPGVAALADK, from the coding sequence ATGGAAAAGAAGTCCCTCAAAGATATCGTAGTCATGGGCAAAAAAGTATTTGTCCGTGTCGACTACAATGTGCCGATGAAAGACGGTGTCATTACCAATGATAACCGCATCCGGGCTACGCTGCCTACGCTGGAATACTTGTTGGCGCAAAATGCCGCGCTGGTGTTGGCCAGTCATCTGGGGCGCCCGAAAGGCGCGCCGGTGCCGGAATTTACGCTGGCTCCGGTTGCCAAACGTCTGTCAGAGCTTTTGGGCAAGGAAGTGCTCTTTGCGCCGGACTGCGTGGGCGAAGAAGCGGCTGCTATGGCCCAAGCGCTGAAACCAGGCCAGATCCTGCTGCTGGAAAATCTGCGCTATCACAAAGAAGAAGAAAAGAACGATCCCGAATTTTCGCGTCAGCTGGCTTCCTTGGCGGAAGTAGCTGTCAACGACGCCTTCGGCGTTTCCCACCGGGCCCATGCTTCGGTGGAAGGGATCACTAAATATATTCCTACCGTAGCCGGTTTCCTGCTGGAAAAGGAAATCCTTTTCTTGGGTCAGGCTGTCAATGATCCGGTGCGGCCTTTTGTGGCCATTATCGGCGGGGCGAAGGTTTCGGACAAGATCGGCGTTATTGAAAATTTGCTGACTAAAGTGGACCGCCTAATTATTGGTGGCGGCATGGCTAACACCTTCTTGGCCGCTAAAGGATTTGCCACCGGCAAATCGTTGGTGGAAGAAGATAAGCTTGAGTTAGCGCGCGAACTGATGGCCAAGGCGAAAACAGCGGGCAAGGAATTGTTGCTGCCTGTAGACGTCACCATTGCCGATCGCTTTGCAGCGGATGCAGCCAATAAAGTAGTGGCAGCTGACGCCATTGAAGGCGACTGGATGGCCCTTGATATTGGCCCGGTTACCAGCCAAGCCTATGCGGAAGCGCTTCGGGATGCCAAAACAGTGGTTTGGAACGGACCGATGGGCGTTTTTGAAATGGATGTTTTTGCTAAGGGAACTGAGGCAGTAGCTAAAGCGGTAGCGGCTTCCGGTGCGAAGAGCATTGTCGGCGGCGGCGATTCCATCGCAGCTTTGGAAAAACTGGGCTTGGCCCGTGAAATTACCCATATTTCTACTGGCGGCGGCGCTTCGCTTGAATTCTTGGAAGGTAAAGTCCTTCCCGGCGTAGCAGCTTTAGCCGACAAGTAA
- the tpiA gene encoding triose-phosphate isomerase, whose amino-acid sequence MRTPIIAGNWKMHNTVAASLELAEALKPLVANAKAQVVVCPVFTSLATVKKALEGSKIAVGAQNMHWEEKGAFTGEIAPAMLKDAGCEYVILGHSERRQYFAETDETVNKKMHAAFNHGLTPIFCVGELLEEREAGTTEAVLERQVKEGMKGLTAEQAAATVIAYEPVWAIGTGRTASAEDANAGCAYIRSVVKEVFGAAAADAVRIQYGGSVKAANAAELMGKSDIDGALVGGAALQADSFSGIVNF is encoded by the coding sequence ATGCGCACACCGATTATTGCGGGAAACTGGAAAATGCACAACACCGTAGCAGCTTCGCTGGAGCTGGCGGAAGCCCTTAAGCCTTTGGTAGCTAATGCCAAAGCGCAAGTAGTGGTTTGCCCTGTATTCACTTCGCTGGCAACTGTGAAAAAAGCGCTGGAAGGCTCCAAGATTGCCGTCGGCGCGCAGAACATGCACTGGGAAGAAAAAGGCGCTTTCACCGGCGAGATTGCTCCGGCCATGTTGAAGGACGCAGGCTGCGAATACGTGATCCTCGGCCATTCGGAGCGTCGGCAGTATTTTGCGGAAACCGATGAAACGGTTAACAAAAAAATGCATGCTGCGTTTAACCATGGCTTGACTCCTATCTTTTGCGTAGGCGAGCTGTTGGAAGAACGCGAAGCCGGTACAACGGAAGCCGTTTTGGAGCGTCAGGTTAAAGAAGGCATGAAAGGCCTTACTGCCGAGCAAGCAGCTGCTACGGTTATTGCTTATGAGCCTGTTTGGGCGATTGGTACCGGACGTACTGCTTCAGCGGAAGACGCCAATGCAGGCTGCGCGTATATCCGCAGTGTTGTCAAAGAAGTATTTGGCGCTGCAGCAGCTGATGCGGTTCGTATTCAGTACGGCGGCAGCGTGAAAGCGGCCAATGCAGCGGAACTGATGGGCAAAAGCGATATCGACGGCGCTCTGGTGGGCGGCGCAGCGCTGCAGGCCGACAGCTTCAGCGGTATTGTCAACTTCTAA